The genomic window TACTGGTTTACAATACATTTAAAATCAACATTAAATATAACAAACTGATTTATTATTATTTATAAAGTATGGGTCAAATATTCAATTGATATTACTTTATCAATTACAGATTACTTTTTTTCTATGAAAATTTAATAAATAATTATCTTTGTTTTAAAAATATGCAATTCACGATTCATCATATGGAAGACTGGCAGTCTGTTGCGGAAACAGTCATTTCAAACTTACAACACAATATTTTACTGTTAAAAGGAAATTTAGGCGCCGGAAAGACTACTTTCACGCAATTTCTGCTTAAAAACCTCGGAAGTACCGATGAAGTGAATTCACCCACCTACTCCATCGTAAACGAATACCGGACGCCGAAAGGAAAAGTTTACCACTTCGATCTGTACCGTTTGAAAAATATTGAAGAAGCCTACGATATCGGTATTGAAGAATACCTGGACAATGCCTTCCTCTGCATCATCGAATGGCCCGAAGTCTATGAAGAAGACCTCTACGGACTTAAGTACCACGAAATGAGCATCATCAATACCGGAGAAAACAGAGAAATTACATTCGGGTAAATCGTTTAAATATTATGTATCTTTGCTCCTGAATTTGAATGTAAAATAACGATCTGTAAGAACCTAATTATTTTAAAGGATGAGTACTACAAACATTTTTACTCCTTTTACCGAAGAGGAACTGATGCCGAAAGAAGAGAAACTGGAGGTCATTAAAAAAGGAAAGCAATTCAGCATCGGGATTCCCAAAGAAACCTCGCTGAATGAAAGAAGAACCTGTATAACCCCCGATGCCGTGCAGGTTTTAGTAGAAAGTGGTCATGAAATTATCATTGAAGCCGGGGCCGGGGAAGGTTCATTTTTTACAGATTTACAATATTCGGAATCCGGTGCAAGGATTACCAATGATCCTAAAGAGGCATTCTCCCAGGATCTGATTCTGAAAATCAACCCGCCTACTGAAGAGGAAATTGATTATATGCGCCCGAATACCTATCTGGTTTCAGCACTGCAGATCAACCTGCGCGACAAAGCTTATTTCCTAAAGCTGGCAGAAAAAAAGGTCAATGCGATCGCTTTTGAATTTATTGTCGACGAATACAAGCAATTGTCACTGGTAAGGCTGGTCGGAGAAATCGCAGGAACGGTGTCCATTCTTTATGCTTCAGAACTTCTGGCGCTTTCCAACGGACTGATGCTTGGCGGAATTACCGGCGTAAGACCCGCAGAAGTAGTGATCATCGGGGCTGGAATCGTAGGCGAATTTGCTACAAAAGCCGCTATCGGTTTGGGAGCCAGTGTTCGCGTATTCGACAATTCCCTTTCCAAGCTCAGAAGGCTTCACACGTTGGTCGACAGCAGGGTTCCTACCTCCATCATTGATCCTAAAGAACTTAAAAAAGCCCTGAGAAGAGCCGACGTTGTGATCGGAGCTCTTCCCAGACTGAATATGACACCGATCGTAACGGAAGACATGGTGATGAAAATGAAGAAAGGCAGCGTGATCATCGATATTACCATTGATAACGGTAAGGTGATCGAAACTTCCGAACTTACAACCATGGAAGACCCTTACATCATCAAGCACGGCGTAATCCATTGCGGACTTCCGAACCTTACTTCCCGGATGCCGCGGACAACTACCAAAGCTATCTCGAATTTCTTCCTTTCCTATATCTTAAATTACGATGAAGAAGGCGGTTTTGAAAATATGCTGGTTCGCAAAAACGAAATGAAACAGAGCCTTTATATGTACAAAGGCAGGCATACGAAAAAAATAATCTGCGACCGTTTTGGGCTTACCTATCACGATATCAATCTTTTAATTTTCTAATGAAGAAACTCAAGTTTTACATGATCGGCCTTATTCCGGGGCTTATCATCGTATTTTTTATATTAAACAAAAAAGGCGCAAGCTGCAGCGGATATCTTCCGAACAGCAGGGTGATTGCAGAAACACTTTCTAAAGATTTTAAATATTCGGATGCTTTCAAAGCGGAAATGGCGACGTTGAAAATTGATGAAAAATTTTTAAAAGACAGCATCATCACCAAAGGAAAGGTTGATTTCGACAAAAGCCACGCGCAAAAAAAGCCCTGCCCGGATTATCTGCTGACCTATCCTGAGGACAAGCCAAAGTACGAAATCACTTTTGAAAAATGTGAGGAACAGGCAACCATGAATTCTCTGAAAAAGTTGAGATAAACAGCAGACGTAAAACAGCAATGATTTACTAATGTTCGGAATATAAACCAGCAAAAACTTTAGATTAATGGACGGCAATTATTATATGATCTATGATTACCTGATCTTTATCGGAGTATTTGCCATTTTCTTTTTTTTGACGGTCGGTATTTATCTCTTCATTGAAAATCAGAAAATTAAAATTAAGAATACCAGGCTTTCCGAAGCCAACAAAATCATTCAGCAGCGGCTGAACGAAGTTCAACTTGAGCAGATCGGCACCAAACTGAATCCGCATCTATTTAAAAATATCCTGAATTCCGTGCAGTCGCATGCTTACCAGACTTATATGTCGCTGGATAAACTGGCCAATGTGCTGGATTATATCCTCTACGAAAGCAACAATAAATTTGTAAGCCCGAAAGAAGAACTGGATTTTGCCCTGAGCCTCATCGAGATTAATAAAATCAAGGTCAATCCCCTTTTTGATTTTAGGATTAAATCCAAAGTCAACAAATCCGATGAAATTTACGAAGAGAAAGTTTTTGCCCCGCTGCTTTCGGTAGACCTCATCGAAAATGCTTTCAAGCATACCGATTTCCTGGCACAGGATTCTTTCATTTCCATTTACCTGGAGCTTGAAGACCGTACTTTTACGATGAAAGTAAGCAACAAGGCGTCTCTGAAAAACGTCCTTGAAAAAGAGAAGAGTGGTTTCGGCAGCCAGTCACTGGACAAAAGGCTGAAAATGATTTACAACGATTTTTATACCCTTCAGAAAAATTCGAAAAACGGTATCTTCACCGCGGAATTAACAATCAATTTAGGAGCATTCTATGATAAAATGCGTTATTCTTGATGACGAACTGCTGGCGATCAGCTATTTGAAATTGCTCTGCGAACAGATGGAGGAGGTCGAGGTGGTAAAAGCCTTCAACGATCCTAAAATTTTCCTGAATGAAATCGGAGAAATCGATTGCAATGTCTGCATCTTAGACATTGAAATGCCCGGAATAAACGGTCTTCAGGTAGCAGAACGTATCTCCGGTTCAAAGAAAATCATCTTTACGACAGCGTATAAAGAATATGCCGCCGAAGCTTTTGATCTGAATGTCGTCGACTATGTGCGAAAGCCCATTAAAAAAGAAAGGCTTGCCCAGGCTTTTGAAAAGGCCGCCGAACTGATCCGGAAATCCCATAAAAAAGACTTCATCGAATGGAATACCAATATCGGGAGAACGGTGATTTTTACAGACCAGATCGCTTACATCAAAACTTCAGAAATCGACAGCCGAGACAAAGATATCCTCCTGAATGACGGTACCGGTATCGTCCTGAAAAACCTGAATTTCAAAAATCTCCTGGAAATGCTTCCTGCAAAAGATTTCGCCCAGGTAAATAAAAAAGAGGTTATTGCCCTGCCTTCGATCAAGGTATTTTCAACCAACGAAATTATCACGACCATTCCTTCCGGGGAAGGCAGTTTTCTGAAACTTCACATCGGGGAAGCCTATAAAAACACTTTACTGGAGAGGCTGGGAAAATAAATTCTTCCAAAGGTTTTCGATTTCCACATAACTTTAGACCTAATTGCAGGCAGGTACAGATCTAGGCTAATCTTTCCGGAAAGCTTTTATTACATTATTTGTGACATTTGTTACATTTAAAAAATTTTACTGTTTGCCAATCATATATTCTTTAGAAATTTACATCTGATAAAACAAAGGAACTATGAACTTGGGAAAATATAAGAACCTTATTTTCTACATCAGTACCATCGCATTTTTTTCATGCCTGATGTACTGGTTTTTTGTGGAAGGAAAAACCTTGGAAATTGGGGGAAATATCGCACCGGCCAAAACAACCGGCGATACCATGTGGGAGAATTTTACCGATTCTTTTCTTGCAAATCTTCACCATCCTTTAGCACTCCTGCTCACCCAGATCGTTACCATCATTATGGTGGCCAAGCTTTTCGGATGGATTTGTATAAAGCTGAAACAGCCGTCGGTCATCGGTGAAATGATTGCCGGGATCGTATTGGGACCTTCCCTTTTCGGGCTTTATTTTCCGGAACTTTCGGCATTTCTTTTCCCGAAGGAATCTTTACCTAATTTGCAGTTTTTAAGCCAGATCGGTTTGATCCTATTTATGTATATTGTTGGGATGGAGCTTGATCTCAGTGTACTGAGAAAAAAAGCGCACGATGCAGTGGTCATCAGTCATGCCAGCATCATTATTCCCTTTGCTCTTGGCGTTGGGCTCTCCTATTTTATTTATAAGGAATTTGCACCGGAGGGCATCCAGTTCAGTTCATTTGCCCTGTTTATTGCCATTGCCATGAGCATCACGGCATTTCCGGTGCTCGCAAGAATCGTCCAGGAAAGAAATCTCCATAAAACCAAAATAGGAACGGTAGTCATCACCTGCGCCGCCGCCGACGATATTACGGCATGGTGCATCCTGGCAGCCGTTATTGCCATTGTAAAGGCGGGATCATTCTCAGGATCGGTCTTTGTTATTCTGATGGCCGTTCTTTATGTCTTTATTATGATCAAAGCGGTTAGGCCGTTTCTATTAAGAATTGCCGAGGCGCAAAAAGGAAAAGGATTCATCAGCAAAGGGCTGGTGGCCGTCTTTTTCCTGATCCTGATCATTTCGTCGTATGCTACTGAAGTAATCGGCATTCATGCGCTTTTCGGAGCATTTATGGCTGGCGCGATCATGCCCGAAAATGTAAAATTCAGAAGCCTGTTCGTAGAAAAGGTTGAAGATGTGGCGCTGGTGCTGCTGCTTCCGCTGTTCTTCGTATTTACAGGATTAAGAACACAGATCGGATTACTAAATGACCCACATCTCTGGAAAATCGGAGGGTTTATAATCCTAACAGCCGTTGTCGGAAAATTTGTAGGAAGTGCCCTGACCGCAAAATTCCTAAGCCTGAGCTGGAAGGACAGCCTCACCATTGGCGCCCTGATGAACACGCGCGGGTTAACCGAACTTATCGTCTTAAATATCGGCTACGATCTCGGCGTTTTGGGACCAGAACTTTTTGCGATGCTTGTCATCATGGCGTTATTTACCACTTTTATGACCGGCCCTTCTCTGGACCTGATCAATTACCTGTTCAGAGGAAAAAAATCTTCCCTGGAGGACGAGGATGAAAATAAAGATGACGACGCCAAATATAGAGTCCTGCTGTCTTTTGAAACCTCAAGATCAGGAAGCACCCTGTTGAAGCTTGCCGACAATTTCACCCGCAAAATGAACGGAAATAAAAGTGTAACCGCCATGAACATTGCTCCTGTTGATGAACTTCATGCCTTCGACA from Chryseobacterium sp. SORGH_AS_0447 includes these protein-coding regions:
- the tsaE gene encoding tRNA (adenosine(37)-N6)-threonylcarbamoyltransferase complex ATPase subunit type 1 TsaE translates to MQFTIHHMEDWQSVAETVISNLQHNILLLKGNLGAGKTTFTQFLLKNLGSTDEVNSPTYSIVNEYRTPKGKVYHFDLYRLKNIEEAYDIGIEEYLDNAFLCIIEWPEVYEEDLYGLKYHEMSIINTGENREITFG
- a CDS encoding alanine dehydrogenase, translating into MSTTNIFTPFTEEELMPKEEKLEVIKKGKQFSIGIPKETSLNERRTCITPDAVQVLVESGHEIIIEAGAGEGSFFTDLQYSESGARITNDPKEAFSQDLILKINPPTEEEIDYMRPNTYLVSALQINLRDKAYFLKLAEKKVNAIAFEFIVDEYKQLSLVRLVGEIAGTVSILYASELLALSNGLMLGGITGVRPAEVVIIGAGIVGEFATKAAIGLGASVRVFDNSLSKLRRLHTLVDSRVPTSIIDPKELKKALRRADVVIGALPRLNMTPIVTEDMVMKMKKGSVIIDITIDNGKVIETSELTTMEDPYIIKHGVIHCGLPNLTSRMPRTTTKAISNFFLSYILNYDEEGGFENMLVRKNEMKQSLYMYKGRHTKKIICDRFGLTYHDINLLIF
- a CDS encoding sensor histidine kinase; the protein is MDGNYYMIYDYLIFIGVFAIFFFLTVGIYLFIENQKIKIKNTRLSEANKIIQQRLNEVQLEQIGTKLNPHLFKNILNSVQSHAYQTYMSLDKLANVLDYILYESNNKFVSPKEELDFALSLIEINKIKVNPLFDFRIKSKVNKSDEIYEEKVFAPLLSVDLIENAFKHTDFLAQDSFISIYLELEDRTFTMKVSNKASLKNVLEKEKSGFGSQSLDKRLKMIYNDFYTLQKNSKNGIFTAELTINLGAFYDKMRYS
- a CDS encoding LytTR family DNA-binding domain-containing protein, with product MIKCVILDDELLAISYLKLLCEQMEEVEVVKAFNDPKIFLNEIGEIDCNVCILDIEMPGINGLQVAERISGSKKIIFTTAYKEYAAEAFDLNVVDYVRKPIKKERLAQAFEKAAELIRKSHKKDFIEWNTNIGRTVIFTDQIAYIKTSEIDSRDKDILLNDGTGIVLKNLNFKNLLEMLPAKDFAQVNKKEVIALPSIKVFSTNEIITTIPSGEGSFLKLHIGEAYKNTLLERLGK
- a CDS encoding cation:proton antiporter, with protein sequence MNLGKYKNLIFYISTIAFFSCLMYWFFVEGKTLEIGGNIAPAKTTGDTMWENFTDSFLANLHHPLALLLTQIVTIIMVAKLFGWICIKLKQPSVIGEMIAGIVLGPSLFGLYFPELSAFLFPKESLPNLQFLSQIGLILFMYIVGMELDLSVLRKKAHDAVVISHASIIIPFALGVGLSYFIYKEFAPEGIQFSSFALFIAIAMSITAFPVLARIVQERNLHKTKIGTVVITCAAADDITAWCILAAVIAIVKAGSFSGSVFVILMAVLYVFIMIKAVRPFLLRIAEAQKGKGFISKGLVAVFFLILIISSYATEVIGIHALFGAFMAGAIMPENVKFRSLFVEKVEDVALVLLLPLFFVFTGLRTQIGLLNDPHLWKIGGFIILTAVVGKFVGSALTAKFLSLSWKDSLTIGALMNTRGLTELIVLNIGYDLGVLGPELFAMLVIMALFTTFMTGPSLDLINYLFRGKKSSLEDEDENKDDDAKYRVLLSFETSRSGSTLLKLADNFTRKMNGNKSVTAMNIAPVDELHAFDINHFEKEQFKNVIETSNELDLEITTLFKASTDVENDLVNITNRGNYDLLLMMLGKSMYEGSLLGRLLGFTTKIINPEKLLNTVKGKGNIFNNSPFNDFTLQILDKTNIPVGILLEKDFTSADRVFVPIFNLSDFYLLEYAKRLINNNNSQIIILDAAGQIRNNIEVKELIRSIEQVAPNHITLYNEKKIEKEFLDAQDLMLVSSRSWKSLIDTKSLWLSDIPSTLIISNP